One genomic segment of Arcobacter porcinus includes these proteins:
- a CDS encoding peptide-binding protein produces MSHDSASSEISNWLFNGLFKYDKDGNIITELAKEYRFETSTKLIIKLREDVLWHDKVKLTSKDLVFTYEKIIDPKVFNSIKSYFKEVKSVKALDDFTIEVVYNKPYFKALEIWMFGLLPYHLLKDEEDLMTSSFNKNPIGTGSYILKEFKTSSDIELIANPDFFDGKPKIDRILYKFLPDSNTSFLYLKQNKLDIGGLTPMQVSRQIDDKFKKDFTILETPSFSFSYLGFNLENPKFKDIKVRQALSLAINRQELVDILFFGYAKVCNGPFMPNTFAYNDEVKETKQDLEKAKKLLNEAGYNEKNPLIFEVITNTGNDIRINTAQILQYQLSKIGVQMKIRVMEWQAFLNTIVHPRNFETVILGWSLALMPDAYPLWHSNSAKLGSFNLVNYKNKRVDELIEKGMITIDKKELATIYKEIFKQISDDLPYLFLYIPDGISAISKKIKNIDPAFIGVMHNQKDWEIEE; encoded by the coding sequence TTGTCACATGATAGTGCTAGTTCAGAGATTTCAAATTGGCTTTTTAATGGTCTTTTTAAATATGATAAAGATGGAAATATTATAACTGAATTAGCAAAAGAATATCGTTTTGAAACATCTACAAAACTAATTATAAAATTAAGAGAAGATGTTTTATGGCATGATAAAGTAAAACTAACTTCAAAAGATTTAGTTTTTACTTATGAAAAAATAATTGACCCAAAAGTTTTCAACTCTATAAAATCATATTTTAAAGAGGTAAAAAGTGTAAAAGCTCTTGATGATTTTACTATTGAAGTAGTTTATAATAAGCCATATTTTAAAGCTTTAGAGATTTGGATGTTTGGGCTTTTACCTTATCATTTATTAAAAGATGAAGAAGATTTAATGACAAGCTCTTTTAATAAAAATCCAATAGGAACTGGTTCATATATTTTAAAAGAGTTTAAAACTTCTTCAGATATTGAGCTTATTGCAAATCCTGATTTTTTTGATGGAAAACCAAAAATAGATAGAATTTTATATAAGTTTTTACCAGATTCAAATACCTCTTTTTTATATCTAAAACAAAATAAACTAGATATTGGTGGATTAACTCCAATGCAAGTTTCAAGACAAATTGATGATAAATTTAAAAAAGATTTTACTATTTTAGAAACTCCTAGTTTTAGTTTTTCATATCTTGGATTTAATCTTGAAAATCCAAAATTCAAAGATATAAAAGTGCGACAAGCTTTATCTTTGGCTATAAACCGTCAAGAACTTGTTGATATTTTATTTTTTGGATATGCTAAAGTTTGCAACGGTCCATTTATGCCAAATACTTTTGCTTATAATGATGAAGTAAAAGAGACAAAACAAGATTTAGAAAAAGCAAAAAAGCTTCTAAATGAAGCTGGTTATAATGAAAAAAATCCTCTTATTTTTGAAGTTATTACAAATACTGGAAATGATATTAGAATAAACACAGCTCAAATACTTCAATACCAACTTTCAAAAATTGGTGTCCAGATGAAAATAAGAGTTATGGAGTGGCAAGCTTTTTTAAATACTATTGTTCATCCAAGAAATTTTGAAACAGTTATTCTTGGTTGGTCTTTAGCTTTGATGCCTGATGCTTATCCTCTTTGGCATAGTAATAGTGCAAAACTTGGTAGTTTTAATCTTGTTAATTATAAAAATAAAAGAGTTGATGAACTTATAGAAAAAGGGATGATAACTATTGATAAAAAAGAGTTAGCTACTATTTATAAAGAGATTTTTAAACAAATAAGTGATGATTTACCTTATTTGTTTTTATATATTCCTGATGGAATAAGTGCAATAAGTAAAAAAATAAAAAATATAGACCCAGCATTTATTGGAGTTATGCACAACCAAAAAGATTGGGAAATAGAAGAATAA
- a CDS encoding spermidine synthase, whose product MQNCKIISEMMVHIPLCTHIWAKDVLVLKEVNEELKLECEKHKKESNFLFEDYSNIESKENKTLDVVILNSQEIDFKVVSQMQRVLKDDGLVVVESSFYSKDIEKLKKDLKAFGEHFWIVMPFNFGHTTAIIASKKYHPTADLNLHRADFLEGMEYYSSDIHLASFVFPAKVHKELTGIAKR is encoded by the coding sequence GTGCAAAACTGTAAGATAATTTCTGAAATGATGGTACATATTCCACTTTGTACGCATATTTGGGCTAAGGATGTTTTAGTTCTTAAAGAAGTAAATGAAGAGCTAAAACTTGAGTGTGAGAAACACAAAAAAGAGAGTAATTTTTTATTTGAAGATTATTCAAATATTGAAAGTAAAGAGAATAAAACTCTTGATGTTGTTATTTTAAATTCACAAGAGATAGATTTTAAAGTAGTTTCACAAATGCAAAGAGTTTTAAAAGATGATGGTTTAGTAGTTGTTGAGAGTTCATTTTATTCAAAAGATATTGAAAAGTTAAAAAAAGATTTAAAAGCTTTTGGAGAACATTTTTGGATAGTTATGCCATTTAATTTTGGACATACAACAGCAATTATTGCTTCAAAAAAATATCATCCAACAGCTGATTTAAATCTTCATAGAGCTGATTTTTTAGAGGGTATGGAATATTATAGTTCTGATATTCATTTGGCTTCTTTTGTTTTCCCTGCGAAGGTTCACAAAGAATTAACTGGTATAGCAAAGAGATAA
- the thiS gene encoding sulfur carrier protein ThiS — MIVNSKEEALKEPLSLYDFLISKEYDLSKIAIELNKQIVSKKDYENTILKDSDSLEIVWFVGGG, encoded by the coding sequence ATGATAGTAAATTCAAAAGAAGAGGCTTTAAAAGAGCCTCTTTCTTTATATGATTTTTTGATTTCAAAAGAGTATGATTTATCAAAAATTGCTATTGAACTAAACAAACAAATTGTTTCAAAAAAAGATTATGAAAATACTATTTTAAAAGATAGTGATAGTTTAGAAATAGTTTGGTTTGTTGGTGGTGGATGA
- the thiH gene encoding 2-iminoacetate synthase ThiH: MKTINHQLFYKEQNDIESDLEELILQDVNNFDYTKYTKEDIQRVLEKDKLDIWDFGTLLSPKAEEFIEQMAQKAFVQTRKYFGNSISLFTPLYIANYCENECTYCGFKATNKIKRASLTLEEIEKEMIKISKSGLKEILLLTGEARRKTSVEYIASAVKMASKYFTTVGLEVYPVNLDEYKYLHECGADFVSIYQETYNRAKYEGVHLWGSKRNYTYRLNAQERAIKAGFRGVAFGTLLGLDDFRKDAFATVCHAKYILQRYPDIEISFSVPRLRPYINNKNNSSNDVYEKQLLQVMLAYRLFMPFASITISTREAGFFRDNVVGLVANKMSAGVSVAVGGYDDEKKGDEQFEISDERSLDEIRQMLISKDLQAVFTNHIRL; the protein is encoded by the coding sequence ATGAAAACTATAAATCATCAACTTTTCTATAAAGAGCAAAATGATATAGAATCAGATTTAGAAGAGTTAATTTTACAAGATGTAAATAATTTTGATTATACTAAATATACAAAAGAGGATATACAAAGAGTTTTAGAAAAAGATAAATTGGATATTTGGGATTTTGGAACTTTATTATCTCCAAAAGCAGAAGAGTTTATTGAACAAATGGCACAAAAAGCTTTTGTACAAACTAGAAAATATTTTGGAAACTCAATATCACTTTTTACTCCTTTGTATATTGCAAATTATTGTGAAAATGAGTGTACTTATTGTGGTTTTAAAGCTACAAATAAAATAAAAAGAGCATCTTTAACACTTGAAGAGATAGAAAAAGAGATGATAAAAATCTCTAAAAGTGGATTAAAAGAGATTTTACTTTTAACAGGTGAAGCTAGAAGAAAAACAAGTGTTGAATATATAGCAAGTGCTGTAAAAATGGCTTCAAAATATTTCACAACAGTTGGACTTGAAGTTTATCCTGTAAATTTAGATGAGTACAAATATCTTCATGAATGTGGAGCTGATTTTGTATCAATTTATCAAGAAACATATAATAGAGCAAAATATGAAGGTGTTCATCTTTGGGGTTCAAAAAGAAACTATACATATAGATTAAATGCACAAGAAAGAGCTATAAAAGCTGGGTTTAGAGGAGTTGCATTTGGTACACTTTTAGGACTTGATGATTTTAGAAAAGATGCTTTTGCAACAGTTTGTCATGCAAAATATATTTTACAAAGATATCCAGATATTGAAATATCTTTTTCTGTTCCAAGATTAAGACCATATATAAATAATAAAAATAATAGCTCAAATGATGTTTACGAGAAGCAACTTTTGCAAGTAATGCTTGCTTATAGGCTTTTTATGCCATTTGCTAGTATTACAATTTCTACAAGAGAAGCTGGGTTTTTTAGAGACAATGTTGTTGGACTTGTTGCAAATAAAATGTCAGCTGGAGTTAGTGTTGCAGTTGGTGGATATGATGATGAGAAAAAAGGTGATGAGCAGTTTGAGATTTCAGATGAGAGAAGTTTAGATGAAATTAGGCAAATGCTTATAAGTAAAGATTTACAAGCAGTATTTACAAATCATATAAGGTTGTAG
- the thiF gene encoding sulfur carrier protein ThiS adenylyltransferase ThiF: MKIILNGKEQINSFETAFELRDSLNKNAMLILNGFCIDKDVELKDGDSIVLIEKGKMPSYDELESAMMSRHTPNVHKKLKASKVAIAGLGGLGSNIAVALARIGVGKLLLVDFDIVEPSNLNRQSYYVRHLGMTKTEALKEQINEINPFIEVNIKTVKIDENNIVELFSDYKIVCEAFDKADQKAMIVNGILEKLPNTTIIAASGLAGYDSSNSIQTRKAMNNLYICGDLEAEAKIGNGLMAPRVQICAAHQANMVLRLLVGESDV, encoded by the coding sequence ATGAAAATTATCCTAAATGGAAAAGAGCAAATAAACTCTTTTGAAACAGCATTTGAATTAAGAGATAGTTTAAATAAAAATGCAATGCTCATTTTAAATGGTTTTTGTATTGATAAAGATGTTGAGTTAAAAGATGGTGATTCTATCGTTCTTATAGAAAAAGGTAAAATGCCATCTTATGATGAACTTGAAAGTGCAATGATGTCAAGACATACTCCAAATGTTCATAAAAAATTAAAAGCAAGTAAAGTTGCTATTGCTGGACTTGGTGGACTTGGCTCAAATATTGCAGTTGCTTTAGCAAGAATTGGTGTTGGAAAACTACTTTTAGTTGATTTTGATATTGTAGAACCTAGTAACTTAAATAGACAATCATACTATGTAAGACATTTAGGAATGACAAAAACAGAAGCACTAAAAGAACAAATAAATGAGATTAATCCATTTATTGAAGTTAATATAAAAACTGTAAAAATAGATGAGAATAATATAGTTGAGCTATTTTCTGATTATAAAATAGTTTGTGAAGCTTTTGATAAAGCAGACCAAAAAGCTATGATAGTAAATGGAATTTTAGAAAAATTACCAAACACAACAATAATTGCAGCATCTGGACTTGCTGGATATGATAGCTCAAATTCAATACAAACAAGAAAAGCTATGAATAATCTTTATATTTGTGGAGATTTAGAAGCTGAGGCAAAAATAGGAAATGGTCTTATGGCTCCAAGAGTTCAAATATGCGCTGCACATCAGGCAAATATGGTTTTAAGACTTCTTGTTGGAGAAAGTGATGTTTAA
- a CDS encoding ABC transporter ATP-binding protein: protein MNVVEVKNISTRFGKKIVHDNISFDIKQGEIFGILGSSGSGKTVLLKQLVMLNPIQKGRVEILSKDITKIRQKDLEKLKREFSYLFQFGALFSFLNVIENISVMLKEYTSLPDDVIENIAYTNLKIAGLKKDSAFLYPSEISGGMKKKVALARSLAFSPKILFLDEPTSGLDPASTEDVNKLLLFLKNELKMTIVIITHDLDTIKSMLDRFIIINGKKIFDGTIQDALSSEDEFIQEFLKSKGK, encoded by the coding sequence ATGAATGTAGTTGAAGTAAAAAATATCTCTACAAGATTTGGTAAAAAAATTGTTCATGATAATATCTCTTTTGATATAAAACAAGGAGAGATATTTGGAATTTTGGGAAGTAGTGGTTCTGGAAAAACTGTACTTTTAAAACAACTTGTTATGTTAAATCCTATTCAAAAAGGTAGAGTAGAAATCCTTTCAAAAGATATTACAAAAATAAGACAAAAAGATTTAGAAAAATTAAAAAGAGAGTTCTCTTATCTTTTCCAATTTGGGGCTTTGTTCTCTTTTTTAAATGTTATTGAGAATATTTCTGTAATGCTAAAAGAGTACACTTCTTTGCCTGATGATGTGATTGAAAATATAGCATATACAAATCTTAAAATAGCAGGATTAAAAAAAGATAGTGCTTTTTTATATCCAAGTGAAATAAGTGGAGGAATGAAGAAAAAAGTTGCTCTTGCAAGATCTTTAGCTTTTAGTCCAAAGATTTTATTTCTTGATGAGCCAACAAGTGGACTTGATCCAGCAAGTACAGAAGATGTAAATAAATTGTTGTTGTTTTTAAAAAATGAACTTAAAATGACAATAGTAATAATAACACATGACTTAGATACAATAAAAAGTATGCTTGATAGATTTATTATAATAAATGGAAAAAAGATTTTTGATGGAACAATACAAGATGCTTTGAGTAGTGAAGATGAGTTTATACAAGAGTTTTTAAAAAGTAAAGGAAAATAA
- a CDS encoding ABC-type transport auxiliary lipoprotein family protein, producing the protein MKLYIKSISILIFAILFAGCSFKQDLVEQNKYSINFSTNKVEVSKKVDSIFIEEPNVNKSFNQTAILYSNKEFLFEEYAKNRWISSPSNMIYNQLIDSFNSSNIFKNIISKDKRIEYKYLLRSEVLKLYQVFEEDSSYAVIKVNFYFIENNKTIKTYNFDKKIICEKNSAYGFVKAVNIGFEEIINSLIEDIKL; encoded by the coding sequence ATGAAATTATATATAAAAAGTATATCTATTTTAATTTTTGCAATTTTATTTGCAGGATGTAGTTTTAAGCAAGATTTAGTGGAGCAAAATAAATATTCAATAAATTTTTCAACAAATAAAGTTGAAGTATCAAAAAAAGTAGATTCAATATTTATTGAAGAACCAAATGTAAATAAAAGCTTCAATCAAACTGCTATTTTGTATTCAAATAAAGAGTTTTTGTTTGAAGAGTATGCAAAAAATAGATGGATAAGTTCACCTTCAAATATGATTTATAATCAACTTATAGACTCTTTTAATAGTAGTAATATTTTTAAAAATATCATTTCAAAAGATAAAAGAATTGAGTATAAATATCTTTTAAGAAGTGAAGTTTTAAAACTTTATCAAGTTTTTGAAGAAGATAGCTCTTATGCAGTTATAAAAGTAAATTTCTATTTTATTGAAAATAATAAAACTATAAAAACATATAATTTTGATAAGAAAATAATCTGTGAAAAAAATAGTGCTTATGGTTTTGTAAAAGCTGTGAATATTGGTTTTGAAGAGATTATAAATAGTTTGATTGAAGATATAAAACTTTAG
- a CDS encoding MlaD family protein — translation MNSNTNFYKIGIFVISFFVIFLLFAFWLGKFGMDSKKYDTYYVNFNETISGLNVGSAVKFLGYEIGYVDDITIDEEEDEAIKVRLLILKGTPIKEDSFAVLGSLGITGLKYIELKGGSSISQSVPEEGVIRSHKSTLKTMEEFARDFAKEFANLTKTILSEKNIDNFSKVLENSNHFTEKLDTFLEYLIKNDEKFDEVLTSIQKFSTQGEKSFVSMGRTAQEYDDFVQELRKELEKGSFDLKNMSENSFNELDNLLNSLNSLIQKLENSPSDILFKKSVIKNGPGE, via the coding sequence ATGAATAGCAATACAAATTTTTATAAAATTGGGATTTTTGTAATCTCATTTTTTGTTATATTTTTACTATTTGCATTTTGGCTTGGTAAATTTGGTATGGATAGTAAAAAATATGATACATATTATGTAAATTTCAATGAAACAATTTCAGGATTGAATGTAGGTTCGGCTGTTAAGTTTTTGGGATATGAAATAGGATATGTAGATGATATAACAATTGATGAAGAGGAAGATGAAGCTATAAAAGTGCGACTTTTAATACTTAAAGGAACACCAATAAAAGAGGATAGTTTTGCTGTTTTAGGAAGTTTAGGAATAACAGGATTAAAATATATTGAGCTAAAAGGTGGAAGTAGTATTTCACAATCTGTACCAGAAGAAGGAGTTATAAGAAGTCATAAATCAACACTTAAAACAATGGAAGAGTTTGCAAGAGATTTTGCAAAAGAGTTTGCAAATCTTACAAAAACTATTTTAAGTGAGAAAAATATAGATAACTTCTCAAAAGTATTAGAAAATAGTAATCATTTTACAGAAAAATTAGATACATTTTTAGAATATCTAATAAAAAATGATGAAAAATTTGATGAGGTTTTAACAAGTATTCAGAAGTTTTCAACTCAAGGAGAGAAATCTTTTGTATCTATGGGAAGAACAGCACAAGAGTATGATGATTTTGTTCAAGAATTAAGAAAAGAGTTAGAAAAAGGAAGCTTTGATCTTAAAAATATGAGTGAAAATAGTTTCAATGAGTTGGATAATCTTTTAAATAGTTTAAATAGTTTAATACAAAAATTAGAGAATAGTCCAAGTGATATTTTATTCAAAAAAAGTGTTATAAAAAATGGACCAGGAGAGTAA
- a CDS encoding HAD family hydrolase, giving the protein MKKEMIILFDLDGTLLDSTDAITDTFLHSFKENNFYFKGSVEDIKKEIGYPLDIMFETLGVNKENVWDFVDSYKRQYRKVSLAQTTILENAYEAVVEASKFARLGVVTTKTGSYSVPLLENLNIMQYFEVLIGRENVENPKPHPEPILVALEKMNCEIQNYDVWMIGDTKLDLIAANEANVNSIGVLCGYSNEEELKKYTNIVKKDSFEAVQYLKSLIK; this is encoded by the coding sequence ATGAAAAAAGAGATGATTATATTATTTGATTTAGATGGTACACTTTTGGATTCAACAGATGCGATTACTGATACATTTTTACACAGTTTTAAAGAGAATAACTTTTATTTTAAAGGAAGTGTTGAAGATATAAAAAAAGAGATTGGATATCCTCTTGATATTATGTTTGAAACTTTAGGTGTAAATAAAGAAAATGTTTGGGATTTTGTTGATAGCTATAAAAGACAATATAGAAAAGTATCATTAGCTCAAACAACAATTTTAGAAAATGCTTATGAAGCAGTTGTTGAAGCTTCAAAGTTTGCAAGGCTTGGAGTTGTTACAACTAAAACTGGTTCTTATTCTGTTCCACTTCTTGAAAATTTAAATATTATGCAATATTTTGAAGTTTTAATTGGAAGAGAAAATGTTGAAAATCCAAAACCTCATCCAGAGCCAATTTTAGTTGCATTAGAAAAAATGAATTGTGAGATACAAAACTATGATGTTTGGATGATTGGAGATACAAAACTAGATTTAATTGCTGCAAATGAAGCAAATGTAAACTCTATTGGTGTGTTATGTGGTTACTCAAATGAAGAAGAGTTAAAGAAATATACAAATATTGTAAAGAAAGACTCTTTTGAAGCAGTGCAATATCTAAAATCTCTTATAAAATAA
- a CDS encoding AbrB family transcriptional regulator, whose amino-acid sequence MLINLAKMLLALIIGLIGSIIFIYLHMPLPWLLGSIFATSLAIRFDFIPIKSPKLFSSPARILIGLAIGSAFTPEILQFIPQYTFSLLLVIPFTILVIFFGTYYYYKVLKYDLKTSYLGSMPGGVIEMVIIGEELKANTAKITLMQSSRLFFVVISLPFIIQYIFQIDIRGNQLLTIPLKNIDFSEFILLYFLGVISAFTAKKLKLTAAFLIGPMILAIFLYSSGAFNVAIPDEFLKFIQVVFGVIIGFTFKDVSFETIYKTLIATLGHFIILAILCAIFIAIIFYYLDFKALDIMLSFSPGGQTEINLIALLVGANLPYITLHHIVRLIIVMNIAPIIAKKLN is encoded by the coding sequence ATGCTTATAAACTTAGCAAAAATGCTTTTAGCACTTATTATTGGGCTTATTGGCTCAATAATATTTATCTATCTTCATATGCCACTTCCTTGGCTTTTGGGAAGTATTTTTGCAACAAGTTTAGCTATAAGATTTGATTTTATACCAATAAAAAGTCCCAAACTTTTTTCAAGTCCAGCAAGAATTCTAATAGGTCTTGCTATTGGAAGTGCTTTTACACCTGAAATTTTACAATTTATTCCACAATATACTTTTAGCTTATTACTTGTAATTCCTTTTACTATTTTAGTTATATTTTTTGGAACATATTACTACTATAAAGTTTTAAAATATGATTTAAAAACCTCTTATTTGGGTTCTATGCCAGGAGGTGTAATTGAGATGGTAATTATTGGAGAAGAACTAAAAGCAAATACAGCCAAAATAACTTTGATGCAAAGTTCAAGACTCTTTTTTGTAGTTATATCTTTGCCTTTTATAATTCAATATATTTTCCAAATAGATATAAGAGGTAACCAACTTTTAACAATTCCTTTGAAAAATATTGATTTTTCTGAGTTTATATTATTATATTTTTTGGGTGTTATTTCTGCTTTTACAGCAAAAAAACTCAAACTCACAGCTGCATTTTTAATAGGTCCTATGATTTTAGCAATATTTTTATACTCAAGTGGAGCATTTAATGTAGCGATTCCAGATGAGTTTTTAAAATTTATTCAAGTTGTTTTTGGAGTTATTATTGGATTTACATTTAAGGATGTTTCTTTTGAAACTATTTATAAAACACTTATTGCAACTTTAGGGCATTTTATAATTTTGGCTATTTTATGTGCTATTTTTATAGCAATTATATTTTATTATTTAGATTTTAAAGCTTTAGATATTATGCTTAGTTTCTCTCCAGGTGGGCAAACAGAGATAAACTTAATAGCACTTTTGGTTGGTGCAAATCTTCCTTATATAACTTTACATCATATTGTAAGGCTTATAATTGTTATGAATATTGCACCAATTATTGCAAAAAAATTAAACTAA
- a CDS encoding thiazole synthase translates to MNDILKIGKYEFNSRFILGSGKFSLALLEVVIKEGDAEIITLALRRANAGGEENILDFIPKDIKLLPNTSGAKTAQEALRIARLGRELGCGDMVKLELICDSKYLLPDNSKTIEATRLLVEDGFTVLPYCYPDFYVAKELESAGAAAVMPLGSPIGSNRGLQTKDFIQILVDEIKVPIIVDAGIGKPSQACEAMEMGVDAVMLNTAVATAKDMVLMSRAFKNAIKAGRDAYLGGLGRVLDKAEASSPLTGFLGE, encoded by the coding sequence ATGAATGATATATTAAAAATAGGAAAATATGAGTTTAATTCAAGATTTATTTTAGGTTCTGGGAAGTTCTCTTTAGCACTACTTGAAGTAGTTATAAAAGAGGGTGATGCTGAGATTATAACATTAGCTTTAAGAAGAGCAAATGCAGGTGGAGAAGAGAATATTTTAGATTTTATTCCAAAAGATATTAAGCTTCTACCAAATACTTCAGGTGCAAAAACTGCACAAGAGGCTCTTAGAATTGCAAGATTGGGAAGAGAGCTTGGTTGTGGGGATATGGTAAAACTAGAGCTTATTTGTGATTCAAAATATCTTCTACCTGATAATAGTAAAACAATTGAAGCTACAAGATTATTGGTTGAAGATGGTTTTACAGTTTTACCATATTGTTATCCTGATTTTTATGTGGCAAAAGAGCTTGAAAGTGCTGGAGCTGCTGCTGTTATGCCTTTGGGTTCGCCTATTGGAAGTAATAGAGGACTTCAAACAAAAGATTTTATACAAATATTAGTAGATGAGATAAAAGTTCCAATTATTGTAGATGCTGGAATTGGAAAACCATCACAAGCATGTGAAGCTATGGAGATGGGAGTTGATGCAGTTATGCTTAATACAGCAGTTGCAACAGCCAAAGATATGGTTTTGATGTCAAGAGCATTTAAAAATGCTATAAAAGCAGGAAGAGATGCATATTTAGGTGGATTAGGAAGAGTTTTAGATAAAGCAGAAGCTTCAAGTCCACTTACAGGGTTTTTAGGAGAGTAG
- the thiC gene encoding phosphomethylpyrimidine synthase ThiC: MEKIKQFLEEHKNDSVRTQMYYAKQGIITPHMEYVAKVEKLEPEFIRSEIARGRLIIPSNVNHTNQVPMAIGLASSCKINANIGSSALASDVDGEIEKVNVCLKYGADTIMDLSTGGDLDMIRKAVINHSTVPIGTVPIYQILHDVKDKIEDLSIEKMLEVIQRQAEQGVSYFTIHAGFLLEFMPYIAKRKMGIVSRGGSLMATWMMHYHKENPFYVAFDKILDICRKYDVSLSLGDSLRPGCLADSSDEAQLRELKVLGDLTLRAWEKDVQVMIEGPGHVPLNQIERNMKIEKEYCHEAPFYILGPLTTDIGAGYDHISSAIGAAVGGWHGASMLCYVTPKEHLGLPNAEDVRNGIIAYKIAAHSADIARNRKGARDIDDEMSDARYAFDWNKQFELALDPDRAREYHDETLPQDVFKEAEFCSMCGPKFCSYKITQKIMKEHGDKIA, from the coding sequence ATGGAAAAGATTAAACAATTTTTAGAAGAGCATAAAAACGATAGTGTAAGAACACAAATGTACTATGCAAAGCAAGGAATTATAACTCCACATATGGAATATGTTGCAAAAGTTGAAAAACTTGAGCCAGAATTTATAAGAAGTGAAATAGCAAGAGGAAGATTGATTATTCCATCAAATGTTAATCATACAAACCAAGTGCCTATGGCTATTGGATTAGCTTCAAGCTGTAAAATAAATGCAAACATTGGAAGCTCAGCATTAGCAAGTGATGTTGATGGAGAGATAGAAAAAGTAAATGTTTGTTTAAAATATGGTGCTGATACAATCATGGATTTAAGTACTGGTGGAGATCTTGATATGATTAGAAAAGCTGTAATAAATCACTCAACAGTGCCAATTGGTACAGTTCCTATTTATCAAATTTTACATGATGTAAAAGATAAAATAGAGGATTTAAGTATTGAAAAAATGCTTGAAGTTATTCAAAGACAAGCAGAACAAGGAGTTTCATACTTTACAATTCATGCTGGATTCTTACTTGAATTTATGCCATATATTGCAAAAAGAAAGATGGGAATTGTTTCAAGAGGTGGAAGTTTAATGGCTACTTGGATGATGCATTATCATAAAGAGAATCCTTTTTATGTAGCATTTGATAAAATATTAGATATCTGTAGAAAATATGATGTATCTTTATCATTAGGTGATAGTTTAAGACCTGGATGTTTAGCAGATTCAAGTGATGAAGCACAATTAAGAGAGCTTAAAGTTCTTGGAGATTTAACTTTAAGAGCTTGGGAAAAAGATGTTCAAGTTATGATTGAAGGTCCTGGGCATGTTCCTTTAAATCAAATTGAAAGAAATATGAAGATAGAAAAAGAGTATTGTCATGAAGCTCCATTTTATATCTTAGGACCATTAACTACTGATATTGGTGCTGGATATGATCATATAAGTAGTGCAATTGGAGCAGCTGTTGGTGGATGGCATGGAGCATCAATGCTTTGTTATGTTACACCAAAAGAGCACTTAGGTTTACCAAATGCAGAAGATGTAAGAAATGGAATTATTGCATATAAAATCGCAGCTCATAGTGCTGATATTGCAAGAAATAGAAAAGGTGCAAGAGATATTGATGATGAAATGAGTGATGCAAGATATGCTTTTGATTGGAATAAGCAGTTTGAACTAGCACTTGATCCAGATAGAGCAAGAGAGTATCACGACGAAACATTACCTCAAGATGTATTTAAAGAAGCAGAATTTTGTTCAATGTGTGGACCTAAATTTTGTTCATACAAAATAACTCAAAAAATAATGAAAGAGCATGGAGATAAAATAGCATAA